A genomic window from Gossypium hirsutum isolate 1008001.06 chromosome D12, Gossypium_hirsutum_v2.1, whole genome shotgun sequence includes:
- the LOC107916716 gene encoding non-specific lipid-transfer protein 2 has product MKRVSFVALCVVALAVVLFSGESRTAEAVTCNPVELAPCSPALTSSSPPSSACCSKLKAQQPCLCGYIKNPSLKQYVNSPNAKKVASTCGVPYPKC; this is encoded by the coding sequence ATGAAGAGGGTTTCCTTTGTTGCCTTGTGTGTGGTGGCACTCGCGGTGGTGCTGTTTTCGGGTGAAAGTCGCACGGCGGAGGCAGTGACATGTAATCCCGTGGAGCTTGCCCCCTGCTCGCCGGCGCTTACGTCGTCCTCGCCTCCATCAAGCGCTTGTTGCAGCAAGCTGAAGGCGCAGCAGCCATGCCTCTGTGGATACATTAAGAACCCATCTCTTAAACAGTATGTCAACAGTCCTAACGCTAAAAAGGTTGCTTCGACTTGTGGAGTCCCATATCCTAAGTGTTAA